The following proteins come from a genomic window of Misgurnus anguillicaudatus chromosome 10, ASM2758022v2, whole genome shotgun sequence:
- the cyp21a2 gene encoding steroid 21-hydroxylase isoform X2 produces the protein MQHIFSSMCVSIVSVGLLLVILWMMAIRLCGFQASRQRDENAKASNKPEAAVSKLLHYFSKCFLSSPSPSLPGPPSFPFLGNMLDLTRDHLPIHLTALAHRYGNIYRLNCGSTTMVILNNSEIIREALIKKWSDFAGRPSSYTGDIVSGGGRSISLGDYSEEWKAHRRLTHGALQRCTKDSLHSVIDQQARRLCQVLRDYNDKAVDLSEDFTVAASNVITTLTFSKSYDKSSEELQRLQNCLNEIVSLWGSPWISALDSFPLLRKLPNPPFSRLMKEVNTRDALVGKHIDEYKKSDNKSGTLTSSLLQCQESPQGAANKQMTLTDTHVHMTAVDLLIGGTETVAALLNWTIAFLLHRPEVQNKVYDELCTVLEGRYPKYSDRHRLPYLCALINEMLRLRPVAPLAVPHRAVRNSSIAGYFIPKNTIIIPNLYGAHHDPEVWKDPYSFRPVNLIYGRALFGRWWRVHSCLDSFRRRGPSVPGRGGGQNGDVSLHGLSAARLSVSACQQRGTFA, from the exons ATGCAACACATATTTAGCAGCATGTGTGTATCAATTGTGAGTGTGGGCCTGCTGCTGGTCATACTGTGGATGATGGCAATTCGACTCTGTGGATTTCAGGCTAGCAGGCAACGTGATGAAAATGCCAAAGCAAGCAACAAGCCTGAAG ctgCTGTTTCCAAACTCCTGCATTACTTTTCTAAGTGTTTTCTTAGTTCTCCTTCTCCATCTCTTCCCGGTCCTCCCTCTTTTCCTTTTCTGGGCAACATGTTGGATTTGACCCGAGATCATCTACCCATCCACCTGACTGCACTGGCACATCGCTATGGAAACATTTATCGGCTTAACTGTGGCAGCACAA CCATGGTGATATTAAACAACAGCGAGATCATCCGTGAGGCTCTAATTAAAAAATGGTCTGACTTTGCTGGAAGGCCTTCTTCATATACAG GTGATATAGTATCAGGTGGAGGGCGATCGATATCTTTGGGAGATTACAGTGAGGAATGGAAGGCTCATAGACGTTTGACCCATGGTGCTTTACAACGCTGCACAAAAGATTCTCTGCACTCGGTCATAGATCAGCAGGCACGTCGTCTCTGTCAG GTGTTGCGGGACTACAATGATAAAGCAGTGGATCTATCCGAGGATTTTACTGTGGCTGCCAGCAATGTGATCACGACACTAACCTTTAGCAAATCT tatgacAAGAGCTCAGAAGAGCTGCAGAGACTGCAAAACTGTCTCAATGAGATTGTGTCTCTGTGGGGTTCACCCTGGATCTCAGCGTTGGACTCCTTCCCTTTGCTAAGG AAATTACCCAATCCACCTTTCTCTCGTCTCATGAAGGAGGTTAATACACGCGATGCGCTGGTAGGAAAACATATAGACGAGTATAAG AAAAGTGATAATAAAAGTGGTACTCTGACATCATCACTTCTGCAATGCCAAGAAAGTCCACAGGGGGCAGCAAATAAACAAATG ACTTTGACAGACACCCACGTGCACATGACTGCAGTGGACCTGCTGATTGGAGGAACAGAAACTGTAGCTGCTTTGCTCAACTGGACCATAGCCTTTTTGTTACACAGGCCCGAG GTTCAGAATAAAGTGTATGATGAGCTGTGTACTGTGCTGGAGGGCAGGTACCCTAAGTACAGTGATAGACACCGGCTGCCATATTTATGTGCGTTGATCAATGAGATGCTGAGACTGCGACCTGTAGCTCCCCTCGCTGTGCCACACAGAGCTGTTCGAAACAGCAG TATTGCAGGATATTTCATCCCCAAAAACACAATAATCATTCCTAATCTGTATGGTGCCCATCATGATCCAGAGGTTTGGAAAGATCCTTACAGCTTCAGACCAG TCAATTTAATTTATGGCAGAGCGCTTTTTGGAAGGTGGTGGAGGGTCCACTCGTGCCTTGATTCCTTTCGGAGGAGGGGCCCGTCTGTGCCTGGGCGAGGCGGTGGCCAAAATGGAGATGTTTCTCTTCACGGCTTATCTGCTGCGAGACTTTCGGTTTCTGCCTGCCAGCAAAGAGGAACCTTTGCCTGA
- the cyp21a2 gene encoding steroid 21-hydroxylase isoform X1 has product MQHIFSSMCVSIVSVGLLLVILWMMAIRLCGFQASRQRDENAKASNKPEAAVSKLLHYFSKCFLSSPSPSLPGPPSFPFLGNMLDLTRDHLPIHLTALAHRYGNIYRLNCGSTTMVILNNSEIIREALIKKWSDFAGRPSSYTGDIVSGGGRSISLGDYSEEWKAHRRLTHGALQRCTKDSLHSVIDQQARRLCQVLRDYNDKAVDLSEDFTVAASNVITTLTFSKSYDKSSEELQRLQNCLNEIVSLWGSPWISALDSFPLLRKLPNPPFSRLMKEVNTRDALVGKHIDEYKKSDNKSGTLTSSLLQCQESPQGAANKQMTLTDTHVHMTAVDLLIGGTETVAALLNWTIAFLLHRPEVQNKVYDELCTVLEGRYPKYSDRHRLPYLCALINEMLRLRPVAPLAVPHRAVRNSSIAGYFIPKNTIIIPNLYGAHHDPEVWKDPYSFRPERFLEGGGGSTRALIPFGGGARLCLGEAVAKMEMFLFTAYLLRDFRFLPASKEEPLPDLRGMASVVLKVKPYTVIARPREQ; this is encoded by the exons ATGCAACACATATTTAGCAGCATGTGTGTATCAATTGTGAGTGTGGGCCTGCTGCTGGTCATACTGTGGATGATGGCAATTCGACTCTGTGGATTTCAGGCTAGCAGGCAACGTGATGAAAATGCCAAAGCAAGCAACAAGCCTGAAG ctgCTGTTTCCAAACTCCTGCATTACTTTTCTAAGTGTTTTCTTAGTTCTCCTTCTCCATCTCTTCCCGGTCCTCCCTCTTTTCCTTTTCTGGGCAACATGTTGGATTTGACCCGAGATCATCTACCCATCCACCTGACTGCACTGGCACATCGCTATGGAAACATTTATCGGCTTAACTGTGGCAGCACAA CCATGGTGATATTAAACAACAGCGAGATCATCCGTGAGGCTCTAATTAAAAAATGGTCTGACTTTGCTGGAAGGCCTTCTTCATATACAG GTGATATAGTATCAGGTGGAGGGCGATCGATATCTTTGGGAGATTACAGTGAGGAATGGAAGGCTCATAGACGTTTGACCCATGGTGCTTTACAACGCTGCACAAAAGATTCTCTGCACTCGGTCATAGATCAGCAGGCACGTCGTCTCTGTCAG GTGTTGCGGGACTACAATGATAAAGCAGTGGATCTATCCGAGGATTTTACTGTGGCTGCCAGCAATGTGATCACGACACTAACCTTTAGCAAATCT tatgacAAGAGCTCAGAAGAGCTGCAGAGACTGCAAAACTGTCTCAATGAGATTGTGTCTCTGTGGGGTTCACCCTGGATCTCAGCGTTGGACTCCTTCCCTTTGCTAAGG AAATTACCCAATCCACCTTTCTCTCGTCTCATGAAGGAGGTTAATACACGCGATGCGCTGGTAGGAAAACATATAGACGAGTATAAG AAAAGTGATAATAAAAGTGGTACTCTGACATCATCACTTCTGCAATGCCAAGAAAGTCCACAGGGGGCAGCAAATAAACAAATG ACTTTGACAGACACCCACGTGCACATGACTGCAGTGGACCTGCTGATTGGAGGAACAGAAACTGTAGCTGCTTTGCTCAACTGGACCATAGCCTTTTTGTTACACAGGCCCGAG GTTCAGAATAAAGTGTATGATGAGCTGTGTACTGTGCTGGAGGGCAGGTACCCTAAGTACAGTGATAGACACCGGCTGCCATATTTATGTGCGTTGATCAATGAGATGCTGAGACTGCGACCTGTAGCTCCCCTCGCTGTGCCACACAGAGCTGTTCGAAACAGCAG TATTGCAGGATATTTCATCCCCAAAAACACAATAATCATTCCTAATCTGTATGGTGCCCATCATGATCCAGAGGTTTGGAAAGATCCTTACAGCTTCAGACCAG AGCGCTTTTTGGAAGGTGGTGGAGGGTCCACTCGTGCCTTGATTCCTTTCGGAGGAGGGGCCCGTCTGTGCCTGGGCGAGGCGGTGGCCAAAATGGAGATGTTTCTCTTCACGGCTTATCTGCTGCGAGACTTTCGGTTTCTGCCTGCCAGCAAAGAGGAACCTTTGCCTGATCTTCGAGGCATGGCCAGCGTGGTTCTTAAAGTTAAACCATATACGGTTATAGCACGTCCAAGAGAACAGTAA